One genomic window of Gossypium hirsutum isolate 1008001.06 chromosome D11, Gossypium_hirsutum_v2.1, whole genome shotgun sequence includes the following:
- the LOC121223237 gene encoding disease resistance protein At4g27190-like, which produces MASKIGVSFCGDEDEITRAGMLFEALSRKRRSVIILDDLWQEVSLDKVGIPEPSTGSKLVLTTRSFDVCRKMSCRAIKVKPLVEEESWKLFPEKVGRGILDIPEVELIAEKIVERCAGLPLGVITVASCMKDIDDLCEWRNALKELSDRKKSANGLEEEVFQQLQFSYDRLKDPKQF; this is translated from the coding sequence ATGGCAAGTAAGATTGGAGTAAGCTTTTGTGGTGATGAAGATGAAATAACAAGGGCAGGGATGCTGTTTGAAGCATTGTCACGAAAGCGTAGGTCTGTGATCATCTTGGATGACCTATGGCAGGAGGTTTCCCTTGACAAGGTAGGAATTCCTGAGCCATCTACTGGCAGTAAATTAGTGTTGACGACGCGATCATTTGATGTGTGTCGAAAAATGAGTTGTAGAGCAATTAAAGTGAAGCCTTTGGTGGAAGAAGAGTCGTGGAAGCTGTTCCCGGAGAAGGTGGGTCGGGGTATTCTAGATATTCCAGAAGTGGAACTAATTGCAGAAAAGATTGTTGAGCGCTGTGCGGGTTTACCCTTGGGAGTAATTACTGTAGCTTCTTGTATGAAGGACATTGATGACCTTTGTGAATGGAGGAATGCTCTAAAGGAACTAAGTGATCGCAAAAAAAGTGCTAATGGATTGGAAGAAGAGGTGTTCCAGCAGTTGCAATTTAGTTATGATCGTTTGAAGGATCCAAAACAATTTTAG
- the LOC121223234 gene encoding uncharacterized protein → MEFALNKIDKHWDNNRSLNQHMNDLKRKVMELNGVKEDIDSRMKAELQPRKKLKREVHIWLENVERINGEVQNLNERIGESSTLTRGFHADDVLKRTREVEELIQQGKFQEDLVVDHPQWIGQVLSTTRLSGEGTKACMEEIWKCLMDDVVGKIGV, encoded by the coding sequence ATGGAATTTGCTCTGAATAAGATTGATAAACACTGGGACAATAACAGAAGCCTTAATCAGCATATGAATGACCTGAAAAGGAAAGTAATGGAATTGAATGGTGTGAAGGAAGATATAGATTCTAGAATGAAAGCAGAGCTGCagccaagaaagaaactcaagagGGAGGTCCACATATGGTTGGAAAACGTTGAAAGAATCAATGGCGAAGTTCAAAACCTTAATGAACGAATCGGTGAAAGCAGTACTCTTACACGTGGATTTCATGCAGACGATGTGTTAAAGAGGACAAGAGAAGTTGAGGAACTTATTCAACAAGGCAAATTTCAAGAAGATTTGGTGGTTGACCATCCTCAATGGATTGGACAGGTTTTATCAACAACAAGATTATCAGGTGAAGGTACAAAGGCCTGTATGGAAGAGATTTGGAAGTGCTTGATGGATGATGTGGTTGGAAAGATTGGAGTTTGA
- the LOC107929733 gene encoding probable disease resistance protein At4g27220, translating into MDYFLNKIDKHLDNHRSLDQNKNELKRKLNDLNGLKEDIESRLSSELQPTKKLKKGVQIWLENVERINGEIQSLDGRIGESSALTRGFHAKDVLMRMKEVEEHIQQGKFCEGLVVDNPRRIGQVLSTSTLSGEATKLCIEEIWQCLMNDEVRKIGVWGMGGVGKTSIMKHINNRLLKETHKFDVVIWITVSKEMSLAKLQKDLASKLDVKFSGNECETTRAGMLFETLSFKFIRFVMILDDVWEKVSFEKVGIPESSNRSKLVLTTRSLDVCRHVGCNRVIQIKPLAEEEAWNLFLEIVGGNILNIPGLEPVAKSITKHCAGLPLGVIVVAACMKGLDDLFEWRNELKELSLARQSVNGLEDEVIQQLRFSYDRLKDQKLQHCFLNCALYPADFAIREIDLVHLWIAEGLVEEMNSRQAEYDKGCAIMNRLINNCLLEAPTETENGRCVKMHDLVRDMALHITCGTPRFLVKAGMRLTEPPDIQEWRKDLEKVSLMENWGLQLPYPLEISPPKCLMLTTLLFSGCNIQCIPEGFFKYMHGLKILNLSANPIKNLPDSIANLKNLTALLLRHCRSLEKLNLAVEAAESVPLSPSDDFSKELKALSRRSRRITPPSPRINAPVHFKSPPPSPRPPPPPRSPPPSCLWRPPTPFG; encoded by the exons ATGGATTATTTTCTGAATAAGATTGATAAACACTTGGACAATCACAGAAGCCTCGATCAAAATAAGAATGAGCTTAAAAGGAAATTAAACGATTTGAACGGTCTGAAGGAAGACATAGAATCTAGACTGAGCTCAGAGCTGCAGCCAACAAAGAAACTTAAGAAAGGGGTCCAAATATGGTTGGAAAATGTTGAAAGAATCAATGGCGAAATACAAAGCCTTGATGGAAGAATCGGAGAAAGCAGTGCTCTTACACGCGGTTTCCACGCAAAAGATGTGTTAATGAGGATGAAGGAAGTTGAAGAACATATTCAACAAGGCAAATTTTGTGAAGGTTTGGTGGTTGACAATCCTCGACGGATTGGACAAGTTTTATCGACTTCAACTCTATCAGGTGAAGCTACGAAGTTATGCATCGAAGAAATTTGGCAGTGCTTGATGAATGATGAGGTTCGAAAAATTGGAGTTTGGGGGATGGGAGGAGTAGGGAAAACAAGCATTATGAAGCATATAAACAATCGACTCTTGAAAGAGACCCACAAGTTCGATGTTGTGATTTGGATCACTGTATCAAAAGAGATGAGTCTTGCTAAACTGCAGAAAGACCTTGCAAGTAAACTTGATGTAAAATTTTCTGGCAATGAATGTGAAACAACAAGGGCAGGGATGTTGTTTGAAACATTGTCTTTCAAGTTCATTAGGTTTGTGATGATCTTGGACGATGTATGGGAGAAGGTTTCCTTTGAGAAGGTAGGAATCCCTGAGTCATCTAATAGGAGTAAATTAGTGTTAACAACGCGATCACTTGATGTGTGTCGACATGTGGGTTGTAATAGAGTAATTCAAATAAAGCCTCTTGCAGAAGAAGAGGCATGGAACTTGTTCTTGGAGATTGTAGGTGGGAATATTCTAAATATTCCAGGATTGGAACCAGTTGCAAAATCAATAACTAAGCATTGTGCGGGTTTGCCCTTGGGAGTAATTGTTGTAGCTGCTTGTATGAAGGGACTTGATGACCTTTTTGAATGGAGGAATGAGCTAAAGGAACTAAGTTTAGCAAGACAAAGTGTTAATGGATTGGAAGATGAGGTGATCCAACAATTGCGATTTAGTTATGATCGTTTAAAGGATCAAAAACTTCAACACTGTTTCCTCAACTGTGCCTTATATCCTGCAGATTTTGCAATCAGAGAGATAGATCTTGTTCATCTTTGGATTGCAGAAGGGCTTGTCGAAGAAATGAACAGTAGGCAAGCAGAGTATGACAAGGGTTGTGCAATAATGAATAGACTCATAAACAActgtttgttagaagctcctacGGAAACAGAAAATGGAAGATGTGTAAAGATGCATGATCTTGTAAGGGACATGGCATTACATATCACATGTGGAACACCTCGATTCTTGGTAAAAGCTGGCATGAGATTAACGGAGCCACCAGATATACAAGAATGGAGAAAGGACCTAGAAAAAGTTTCATTGATGGAGAATTGGGGGTTACAGCTTCCCTATCCTTTGGAAATATCGCCACCAAAGTGTCTGATGCTCACAACACTATTGTTTTCTGGTTGTAATATACAATGCATTCCAGAAGGCTTCTTCAAGTATATGCACGGACTCAAGATTCTTAATCTTTCTGCAAACCCTATCAAGAATCTCCCAGATTCCATTGCTAATTTGAAGAACCTCACGGCGCTATTGCTTCGTCATTGTCGAAGTTTAGAGAAG CTTAATCTGGCAGTTGAGGCGGCTGAGTCTGTTCCGCTATCACCATCGGATGATTTCtcgaaagagttgaaagctttaTCTAGGAGGAGTCGGCGAATAACTCCACCATCACCCAGGATTAATGCTCCTGTTCACTTCAAAAGCCCTCCTCCATCACCTCGACCTCCTCCGCCGCCACGGTCACCACCACCTTCATGTCTGTGGCGTCCACCTACTCCGTTTGGATAA
- the LOC121223235 gene encoding probable disease resistance protein At4g27220 yields MGGVGKTSIMKLINNQLLQERERFDIVIWITASKEMSIAKLQKAIASQIKEAVSLEKVGIPEPSTGIKLVLTTRSIDVCQKMGCRAIKVKPLVEEEAWNLFSEKVGRDILNVTGVEPIAKKIAKRCGGLPLGVITVASSMKGIANLFEWRNALKELTEHKQSINGLEDEVFQQLQCSYDRLNDLKLQHCFLSCALYPGDRSIGERELVQLWIAEGLVEEMDSRQAEFDNGHAIMNKLLRNCLLEVFQGSGNKRLIKMHDLVRDTALHITSAKPRFLVKAGMGLREPPNVQEWSEDWKKVSLMRNWKLKVLYPLEMSPPKCPMLTTLLLPCCGIKSIPEGFFNHMDELKILDLSRNPIKCVPNSISNLKNLTTLLLAYCDHLEYVPSLSKLGVLKKLDLEGTEIKEVPHGMQNLSSLKYLNLENLYKNVNEIPSGLLSRLSCLQDLNVGRTLISGKEVSELKKLETFKGSFYDFDNLNMYLQAFHGREDLSQFIILVGKRKWETEIYTSKRIELWDCDIYPNQIMLPRHIEELHVTNCAYYGREEYPIFSRFVLSSLGTFSSLQYLVIWQINNMKKLFSPNSMPLNLKELKVSECRELEEIIASEKIGWEERGRVTMEFCLPELKRVDLEVLPKLKSICSVDAVVVCESLEWFAVKLCLKLKRMPLKLPQVLPSSPPKLCIYVDRKKWWESVTWDDPDTKSLLRPFLSFAVKRRLNQSKFQFGLLKSEPCEWIELDDLIELAESILELDNEH; encoded by the exons ATGGGTGGTGTGGGGAAAACAAGCATCATGAAACTTATAAACAATCAACTCTTACAAGAGAGGGAGAGGTTCGATATTGTGATTTGGATCACTGCATCCAAGGAGATGAGTATTGCTAAGCTACAGAAGGCCATTGCAAGTCAAATTAAA GAAGCGGTTTCCCTTGAGAAGGTAGGAATTCCTGAGCCATCTACTGGGATTAAATTAGTGTTGACAACGCGATCAATTGATGTGTGCCAAAAGATGGGTTGTAGAGCAATTAAAGTAAAGCCTTTGGTGGAAGAAGAGGCATGGAACTTGTTCTCTGAGAAGGTGGGTCGGGAtattctaaatgttacaggggtGGAACCAATTGCAAAAAAGATTGCTAAGCGTTGTGGGGGTTTGCCATTGGGAGTAATTACTGTAGCTTCTTCTATGAAAGGCATTGCTAACCTATTTGAATGGAGGAACGCACTAAAGGAATTAACTGAACACAAACAAAGTATTAATGGACTGGAAGATGAGGTGTTCCAGCAGCTGCAATGTAGTTATGATCGTTTGAATGATCTAAAACTTCAACATTGTTTCCTCAGTTGTGCTTTATATCCTGGAGATAGGAGCATTGGGGAGAGAGAGCTTGTTCAACTATGGATTGCAGAAGGGCTTGTGGAAGAAATGGATAGCAGGCAGGCAGAATTTGACAACGGCCATGCAATAATGAATAAACTCTTGAGGAATTGTTTGTTAGAAGTTTTTCAGGGAAGCGGCaataaaagattaataaagaTGCATGATCTTGTAAGGGACACAGCATTACATATCACAAGTGCAAAACCTCGATTTTTGGTAAAAGCAGGCATGGGATTAAGGGAGCCACCAAATGTGCAAGAATGGAGTGAGGATTGGAAGAAGGTTTCATTGATGAGGAATTGGAAGTTAAAAGTTCTGTATCCCTTGGAAATGTCACCACCAAAGTGTCCGATGCTCACAACATTATTGCTGCCTTGTTGTGGTATAAAGAGTATTCCGGAAGGTTTCTTCAACCATATGGATGAACTCAAGATTCTTGATCTTTCTCGGAATCCTATCAAGTGTGTCCCAAATTCCATATCAAATTTGAAGAATCTCACTACATTATTGCTTGCTTACTGTGATCATTTAGAGTATGTGCCATCCTTGTCAAAGCTTGGAGTTTTAAAAAAGTTGGATCTTGAAGGAACAGAGATCAAGGAAGTCCCTCATGGAATGCAAAACTTGTCCAGCCTGAAGTACCTAAATTTGGAGAATttatataagaatgtaaatgagatCCCAAGTGGACTCTTGTCAAGACTTTCTTGCCTTCAAGATTTAAATGTTGGTCGAACATTGATAAGCGGAAAGGAGGTTAGTGAGTTGAAGAAATTGGAAACCTTTAAAGGGAGCTTTTACGACTTCGACAACTTGAACATGTATCTCCAAGCTTTTCATGGTCGAGAAGACCTCAGTCAATTCATCATCCTTGTGGGTAAAAGAAAATGGGAAACGGAAATTTATACATCCAAAAGGATTGAATTATGGGATTGTGATATCTATCCCAACCAGATTATGCTTCCACGTCACATTGAGGAATTGCATGTCACTAATTGCGCTTATTATGGTCGTGAAGAATACCCGATTTTCTCCAGGTTTGTCCTAAGTTCACTTGGCACCTTTTCCTCTCTTCAATATCTTGTAATATGGCAAATAAACAATATGAAAAAGTTGTTCTCTCCAAACTCCATGCCGCTAAATTTAAAGGAGCTTAAGGTTTCGGAATGTCGGGAACTAGAGGAAATAATAGCATCAGAAAAAATTGGATGGGAGGAAAGAGGAAGGGTTACCATGGAATTTTGTCTTCCAGAATTAAAGAGAGTTGATCTAGAAGTTCTACCTAAATTAAAGAGCATTTGCAGTGTTGATGCAGTAGTGGTTTGTGAATCTCTTGAATGGTTTGCGGTAAAACTCTGTCTGAAATTAAAAAGGATGCCTCTTAAACTTCCTCAAGTCCTACCATCTTCACCTCCTAAACTTTGTATTTATGTAGATCGAAAAAAGTGGTGGGAATCAGTGACATGGGATGATCCTGATACCAAATCTCTTTTGAGGCCCTTCCTGAGTTTTGCAGTTAAGAGACGATTAAATCAGAGTAAATTCCAATTTGGTTTATTGAAATCAGAGCCGTGTGAATGGATAGAGCTGGATGATTTGATAGAGCTGGCTGAATCGATATTAGAGCTGGATAATGAGCATTGA